Proteins encoded by one window of Azoarcus sp. PA01:
- a CDS encoding ATP-binding protein: MNGLPQLMLDHSPHMMLLVEPVHLGIVMANRIAAQTLGYSGEELLAMTITDIESSLQDVFYWEDVRNGQYRDIEGHEGLYHCADASMLNVIKSVRVVDHGGAPLLLVQAKDVQNERKVEDALEQTLSQLRATLESTGNGILVIDGHGRISSMNRLFSTMWNIPDDLLLERNDAAIIEFMAEHVVESESCRTRLQAIVDSSETEDLLRLGDGRVFECKSRPQYLGERIVGRVFGYSDITQRTHAEEALRDSRDRLEERVRERTAELETANATLLAEKMRQEVLIRKLEEAQNQLLQSEKMASIGQLAAGVAHEINNPIAFVNSNLGTLQRYANDMLKLLAAYEQLEGTRAPDKLRELEELKKEVDAAYLSEDIASLLGESLDGLQRVKRIVQDLKDFSHVDRSEREWANLETGLESTLNVVWNELKYKAEVVKEYSHPPQIECFPSQINQVFMNLLINAAHAIENRGRITLRTGHDAHNVWVEVEDTGKGIKPEHVGRIFEPFFTTKAVGKGTGLGLSLSYGIVHKHGGRIEVRSEVGTGSTFRVVLPHNASSDHKAHG, encoded by the coding sequence ATGAACGGCCTTCCGCAGTTGATGCTCGATCACAGCCCGCACATGATGCTGCTCGTCGAACCGGTCCATCTCGGGATCGTCATGGCCAACCGCATCGCCGCGCAGACACTCGGATATTCCGGTGAAGAGCTGCTCGCGATGACGATCACCGACATCGAAAGCTCGTTGCAGGACGTCTTCTACTGGGAGGACGTGCGCAACGGCCAGTATCGCGACATCGAAGGCCATGAAGGGCTCTATCATTGCGCCGATGCGTCGATGCTGAACGTCATCAAGTCGGTGCGGGTCGTCGACCACGGCGGAGCGCCCCTGCTGCTGGTGCAGGCGAAGGACGTTCAGAACGAGCGCAAGGTCGAGGACGCGCTCGAGCAGACCCTGTCGCAGCTCAGGGCGACGCTCGAATCGACCGGCAACGGAATCCTCGTGATCGACGGGCACGGTCGCATCTCGAGCATGAACCGGCTGTTCAGCACGATGTGGAACATTCCCGACGACTTGCTGCTCGAGCGCAACGACGCGGCGATCATCGAATTCATGGCGGAGCACGTCGTCGAGTCTGAAAGCTGTCGTACGCGCCTGCAGGCGATCGTCGACAGCAGCGAAACTGAAGATCTCCTGCGGCTCGGGGACGGCCGGGTTTTCGAATGCAAGTCGCGCCCGCAGTATCTTGGCGAGCGCATCGTCGGCCGCGTCTTCGGCTACAGCGACATCACCCAGCGCACGCATGCCGAAGAGGCGCTGCGCGACTCGCGCGACAGACTGGAAGAACGCGTGCGGGAACGCACCGCGGAACTGGAAACCGCGAACGCGACGCTGCTGGCCGAGAAGATGCGCCAGGAAGTGCTGATCAGGAAACTCGAGGAAGCGCAGAACCAGCTGCTGCAGTCGGAAAAGATGGCCTCCATCGGCCAGCTCGCGGCGGGCGTCGCGCACGAGATCAACAACCCGATCGCGTTCGTCAACTCCAATCTCGGCACCTTGCAGAGATACGCCAACGATATGTTGAAGCTGCTCGCGGCTTACGAGCAGCTCGAAGGCACGCGCGCTCCGGACAAGCTCCGGGAGCTCGAGGAGTTGAAGAAGGAAGTGGATGCCGCTTACCTGAGCGAGGACATCGCGAGCCTGCTGGGCGAGTCCCTCGACGGACTGCAGCGGGTGAAACGCATCGTGCAGGACCTGAAGGACTTCTCCCACGTCGACCGCTCGGAGCGCGAGTGGGCAAACCTCGAGACCGGGCTCGAGAGCACGCTGAACGTCGTGTGGAACGAACTCAAGTACAAGGCCGAGGTGGTCAAGGAATACAGCCATCCGCCGCAGATCGAATGCTTCCCGTCGCAAATCAACCAGGTGTTCATGAACCTGCTGATCAACGCGGCGCACGCGATCGAGAATCGCGGCCGGATCACGCTGCGCACCGGCCACGACGCGCACAACGTGTGGGTGGAAGTGGAAGACACCGGCAAAGGCATCAAGCCGGAGCACGTCGGGCGGATCTTCGAACCCTTTTTCACGACCAAGGCAGTCGGCAAAGGCACCGGGCTCGGCCTGTCGCTTTCATACGGAATCGTACACAAGCACGGCGGCCGCATCGAAGTCCGCAGCGAAGTCGGCACCGGATCCACTTTCAGGGTCGTGCTGCCCCACAACGCAAGCTCCGACCACAAAGCGCACGGGTAG
- the gspD gene encoding type II secretion system secretin GspD: MPPFESEKIFRVILILATILLAGCAGSAGVRSDVVLGGDAPHSRAATPAPVATVPSAEIGAAEEPLDRQQPMLMIGTDRQVRLAPARPVSISAGGAVSLKFEQAPVTEVVHAVLGDVLKLNYTLHQPVTGEVTLHTQAPLPPDQLLSLLEAVLQANGLLLVRDAGGLYHVGPPEALRGLSSAPAQVGALPSGYGMVVVPLQFVGAAEMAEILRPIANPDTFVRVDTLRNLLVLAGPRNQIENWLEFVEIFDVDMLKGMSVGMFPLEHVSVQEMAATLRLLTGGAAVDTPPAPAPRAPARRAPAARQRAEAGAGANVEEQVEAQPVPLGPLGGALRILPIERLNAILVVTPRAHFLQQVREWVERFDQPRDGGSEPQLYVYPVQNGTAQHLAGLLTAIFGGTEQAAPVPVDYGVAPRLGMGALGSGGSGTGLGLAGGGTSPVTQALSAAERDSDRGRGGIAQATLAPDVRVVSDDFNNALLIHAPKSEYRKIAAALRRLDLAPTQVLIEASILEVTLTDETRYGIQWMFDQRVGGDHSGRGMLNNRATNEIASLSSGFSYSIFNSAGQLRAVINALAEKSLLNVISSPSVMVLDNHTAAIHVGDQQPVLSSTTITDGGTTTSSIQFKDTGVILSVTPSANSGGMVSMVIRQSVTDVGPVDAATGQRSFLQREVSSRVAVRSGETVVLGGLIRDNNGRDRQGIPLLHDIPLLGALFGTTGNSSVRTELLVMITPRVVRSDQDVRDLGAEMRRRMQGLRVLRGWERFEEAVPDVPEQHGMLPAAAGT, translated from the coding sequence ATGCCTCCTTTCGAATCTGAAAAAATTTTCCGCGTAATCCTGATCCTTGCGACGATCCTGCTCGCAGGATGCGCCGGGAGCGCGGGCGTGCGCTCCGACGTCGTGCTTGGCGGTGACGCGCCGCACTCGCGTGCCGCTACCCCGGCTCCTGTCGCGACGGTCCCGTCCGCGGAAATCGGCGCGGCCGAGGAGCCGCTCGACCGCCAGCAGCCGATGCTGATGATCGGGACGGATCGGCAGGTCCGGCTCGCGCCGGCGCGGCCGGTGTCCATCTCCGCGGGCGGTGCCGTTTCGTTGAAATTCGAGCAGGCTCCGGTGACTGAAGTCGTGCATGCGGTCCTCGGCGACGTGCTGAAGCTCAACTACACGCTGCACCAGCCGGTGACCGGCGAAGTCACGCTGCACACCCAGGCGCCGCTGCCGCCCGACCAGTTGCTGTCGCTGCTCGAGGCCGTCCTGCAGGCGAACGGCCTGCTGCTCGTGCGCGACGCCGGTGGTCTCTATCACGTGGGCCCCCCTGAAGCGCTACGGGGTCTGAGCAGCGCACCGGCGCAGGTCGGGGCGCTGCCGTCGGGCTACGGCATGGTCGTCGTGCCCCTGCAGTTCGTCGGTGCCGCCGAGATGGCCGAGATCCTGCGCCCGATCGCGAATCCGGATACCTTCGTGCGCGTCGACACGCTGCGGAATCTGCTGGTCCTCGCGGGCCCACGCAATCAGATCGAAAACTGGCTCGAGTTCGTCGAGATATTCGACGTCGATATGCTCAAGGGCATGTCGGTCGGCATGTTCCCGCTCGAGCATGTGTCGGTGCAGGAAATGGCTGCGACGCTGCGGCTTCTGACTGGCGGAGCCGCAGTCGATACGCCGCCTGCACCTGCTCCGCGCGCTCCTGCAAGGCGTGCTCCTGCAGCGCGCCAGCGCGCGGAGGCGGGGGCCGGAGCCAACGTCGAGGAGCAGGTCGAGGCGCAGCCCGTACCGCTCGGCCCGCTCGGCGGGGCGCTGCGCATCCTGCCAATCGAGCGTCTGAACGCGATCCTGGTCGTCACGCCGCGCGCGCATTTTCTTCAACAGGTCCGCGAATGGGTGGAGCGCTTCGACCAGCCGCGCGACGGCGGCAGCGAGCCTCAGCTCTACGTGTATCCGGTGCAGAACGGGACGGCGCAGCACCTTGCCGGCCTTCTGACCGCGATCTTCGGCGGCACTGAGCAGGCCGCGCCTGTTCCCGTCGACTACGGCGTCGCGCCGCGCCTCGGGATGGGCGCGCTCGGAAGCGGCGGGAGCGGCACCGGACTCGGACTCGCCGGAGGCGGGACGAGTCCGGTGACCCAGGCGCTCAGCGCAGCCGAGCGCGACAGCGACCGCGGGCGGGGCGGCATCGCGCAGGCGACGCTCGCGCCCGACGTTCGCGTCGTATCCGACGACTTCAACAATGCGCTGTTGATCCACGCACCGAAGTCCGAGTATCGCAAGATCGCTGCCGCGTTGCGCCGGCTCGACCTCGCCCCGACCCAGGTGCTGATCGAAGCGAGCATTCTCGAGGTCACGCTGACCGACGAGACCCGCTACGGCATCCAGTGGATGTTCGATCAGCGCGTCGGCGGCGACCACAGCGGCAGGGGCATGCTGAACAATCGCGCGACCAACGAGATCGCGTCGCTGTCGTCGGGCTTCTCGTATTCGATCTTCAACAGCGCCGGGCAGCTGCGGGCGGTCATCAACGCGCTCGCGGAAAAGTCCCTGCTGAACGTGATCTCGAGCCCGAGCGTCATGGTGCTCGACAACCACACCGCGGCGATCCACGTCGGCGATCAGCAGCCGGTGCTGTCGTCGACGACGATCACTGACGGGGGTACGACGACGTCGTCGATCCAGTTCAAGGACACTGGCGTGATCCTGTCGGTGACACCGTCGGCCAATTCGGGCGGCATGGTGTCGATGGTGATCCGCCAGTCGGTCACCGACGTCGGCCCGGTCGATGCCGCGACCGGGCAGCGCAGCTTCCTGCAGCGCGAGGTGTCGAGCCGTGTCGCGGTGCGCTCCGGCGAAACAGTCGTCCTCGGCGGCCTGATCCGCGACAACAATGGACGCGACAGGCAGGGAATTCCGCTGCTACATGACATTCCACTTCTCGGCGCGCTGTTTGGTACGACCGGGAACTCGTCGGTCCGCACCGAACTGCTCGTCATGATCACGCCGCGCGTCGTGCGCAGCGACCAGGACGTGCGCGACCTCGGCGCGGAAATGCGCCGCCGGATGCAGGGTCTGCGAGTCCTGCGCGGGTGGGAACGCTTCGAGGAAGCCGTGCCGGACGTGCCGGAGCAGCACGGCATGTTGCCGGCTGCGGCAGGAACCTGA
- the gspM gene encoding type II secretion system protein GspM, producing MNFPGRDARFVGATAAALLLAAVSIAAFGLAEALGNAREPLGAIEARYARLAGLKEVRDQVERGVADVGEVLARHTYPASSGTDRIGTDLQQRVRRVAESAGMGVTGSQILPVRAANGLSQIPVAVTVEGSLEGLRAMLAALGQEIPSIHIDSIVIQTRMRRRLRGAPPDQRLSAQMNLSVLHLQQ from the coding sequence GTGAACTTCCCCGGACGCGATGCGCGCTTCGTCGGGGCGACTGCGGCAGCGCTGCTGCTCGCCGCAGTGTCCATCGCCGCATTCGGGCTCGCGGAAGCCCTCGGCAACGCGCGCGAGCCGCTCGGCGCGATCGAGGCCCGGTACGCGCGGCTCGCGGGTCTGAAGGAAGTCCGCGACCAGGTCGAGCGCGGCGTCGCGGATGTCGGCGAGGTTCTCGCGCGGCACACGTATCCGGCGTCGAGCGGCACCGATCGCATCGGCACCGACCTTCAGCAGCGGGTGCGTCGCGTCGCCGAATCGGCGGGCATGGGGGTCACCGGGAGCCAGATTCTTCCGGTCAGGGCGGCGAACGGCTTGTCGCAGATTCCGGTCGCCGTGACCGTCGAAGGCAGCCTCGAAGGCCTGCGTGCGATGCTCGCTGCGCTAGGTCAGGAGATCCCTTCGATCCACATCGACAGCATCGTGATTCAGACCCGGATGCGCCGCCGGCTGCGCGGCGCGCCTCCGGACCAGCGCCTGAGCGCGCAGATGAACCTCAGTGTCCTGCACTTGCAGCAATGA
- a CDS encoding PilN domain-containing protein, with protein sequence MALELRDWRLFGFDLRSLPRRWRKGWDEALAWPMFAWLSPREPVRVLLPDGAEEVRSGATAVAAPASAQPKAVAVVLPEPNVLVRELRLPPLARAELREAVALEVASLSPFPTEQVVSGWRAELRGDRLHVRLALAARDQVAAFVAANAERLGGKEPEVWADATAPIVLDGYAEGERSARLVTDRTVLVALVAGAAMLALVLALIPVLQARERLEDAEARLAALEAETESLVASRNALALGNDRIRAVRAHLDERPEVLQLIETLSALLPDDAYLTRLEIQGRQVRIGGQAANASALMDMLGTLPEFHEVKAPAPISRVAGSDKESFVIEFVLAPPGEAS encoded by the coding sequence ATGGCGCTTGAGCTCAGAGACTGGCGCCTCTTCGGTTTCGACCTGCGCTCGCTGCCGCGGCGCTGGCGCAAGGGCTGGGACGAGGCGCTGGCGTGGCCGATGTTCGCGTGGCTGTCGCCGCGGGAGCCGGTGCGCGTCCTGCTTCCGGACGGTGCCGAGGAAGTTCGCAGTGGCGCGACCGCAGTTGCGGCCCCCGCGAGCGCGCAGCCCAAGGCCGTCGCTGTCGTGCTGCCCGAGCCGAACGTCCTCGTCCGCGAACTTCGCCTTCCGCCGCTCGCGCGCGCCGAGTTGCGCGAAGCGGTCGCGCTCGAAGTCGCGTCGCTGAGCCCGTTCCCGACCGAGCAGGTCGTGTCGGGCTGGCGCGCCGAACTTCGCGGGGACCGGCTGCACGTGCGTCTCGCGCTCGCGGCCCGCGACCAGGTCGCCGCGTTCGTCGCCGCGAACGCCGAGCGGCTCGGAGGCAAGGAGCCCGAGGTCTGGGCAGACGCGACTGCGCCAATCGTGCTCGACGGATACGCCGAGGGCGAACGTAGCGCCCGCCTCGTCACCGACCGCACTGTCCTTGTTGCCCTGGTCGCGGGCGCGGCGATGCTCGCGCTCGTGCTGGCCTTGATCCCGGTGCTGCAGGCCCGCGAGCGCCTCGAGGACGCCGAGGCGCGCCTCGCGGCGCTGGAAGCCGAAACGGAGAGCCTCGTCGCGTCGCGCAATGCGCTCGCACTTGGCAACGATCGGATACGCGCGGTGCGCGCGCATCTGGACGAACGCCCGGAAGTCCTGCAACTGATCGAGACGCTGAGCGCGCTGCTGCCCGACGATGCGTATCTGACGCGCCTCGAGATCCAGGGAAGGCAGGTGCGAATCGGCGGGCAGGCGGCGAACGCATCCGCCCTGATGGACATGCTCGGAACGCTGCCCGAGTTCCATGAGGTCAAGGCTCCGGCGCCGATTTCGAGGGTCGCCGGCTCCGATAAGGAGAGCTTCGTCATCGAGTTCGTGCTCGCTCCACCGGGAGAAGCCTCGTGA
- a CDS encoding general secretion pathway protein GspK, producing MLAAALAAGAREELRASGTARATAEAAALGDAAIQLVAVDLRGAPERARAGAITTYNFGGREIEILISSASGFVDINRAPASLLRDLFLYGAGVEAGTAEVLADRVIDWRDPDSTAGERGAEDDAYVAAGVRFRPRGGRFESPEDLLQVLGLTFEVYDKVKPFVTLYGPGRIDPLAAPPGVLHILARGDRDFARGFAAARDAGETIIDMSAFVQDHLQPTSPASRYRVEARVADSSGQRFARVRWIELVERDGLPWRSLRVEPVRAIGAEDAADGA from the coding sequence TTGCTCGCCGCGGCGCTCGCCGCTGGCGCGCGGGAGGAGCTGCGGGCGAGCGGCACCGCACGCGCGACCGCCGAAGCGGCGGCCCTCGGCGATGCGGCGATCCAGCTCGTCGCCGTCGACCTGCGCGGGGCTCCGGAGCGCGCGCGGGCGGGCGCGATCACGACCTACAACTTCGGCGGGCGCGAGATCGAGATCCTGATTTCGTCCGCGAGCGGCTTCGTCGATATCAATCGCGCACCCGCGAGCCTGCTGCGCGATCTGTTCCTCTACGGGGCCGGCGTCGAGGCCGGGACCGCGGAAGTTCTCGCGGATCGCGTCATCGACTGGCGCGATCCGGACAGCACCGCCGGCGAGCGCGGCGCCGAGGACGATGCGTATGTCGCAGCCGGTGTGCGATTCCGCCCGCGCGGCGGTCGGTTCGAGTCTCCTGAAGACCTGCTGCAGGTGCTTGGATTGACTTTCGAGGTATATGATAAGGTCAAGCCATTCGTGACGCTTTACGGTCCTGGCCGCATCGATCCGCTCGCCGCGCCGCCAGGCGTACTGCATATACTCGCACGTGGCGACCGCGATTTCGCCCGCGGCTTTGCCGCAGCCCGGGACGCCGGGGAAACCATCATCGACATGAGCGCCTTCGTGCAGGATCACCTTCAGCCAACGTCTCCGGCGTCGCGCTATCGCGTCGAGGCCCGCGTCGCCGACAGCAGCGGACAGCGCTTCGCTCGGGTGCGCTGGATCGAGCTCGTCGAACGCGACGGGCTGCCGTGGCGCAGCTTGCGCGTCGAGCCAGTGCGTGCGATCGGTGCGGAGGATGCCGCAGATGGCGCTTGA
- a CDS encoding prepilin-type N-terminal cleavage/methylation domain-containing protein, translating into MRRGRAEDGFTLVEVVVALLLVSLVMLGLTTALRTFGETGARLDVHRHDAEDMRLVSAFLRQSFADASARRLPLGPDGGLRPGFVGTPDVVEWLAPMPARQGVGGLHRLRLSVSELRTSVGEDRRLVLQFVPFVVAERDIDWTAEPEHVLVPGLAAFSIRYLGSEGSWKETWAVPGLPRGVRLRIANAAGPWPELVAGVRAARVAPGEDGADDTSGIGEDD; encoded by the coding sequence ATGAGACGCGGGCGGGCCGAGGACGGTTTCACACTCGTCGAGGTCGTCGTCGCCCTCTTGCTCGTGTCGCTCGTGATGCTCGGCCTGACGACGGCACTGCGCACGTTCGGCGAGACCGGCGCGCGGCTCGACGTGCACCGCCACGACGCGGAGGATATGCGCCTCGTCAGCGCTTTCCTGCGCCAGAGTTTCGCGGACGCATCGGCGCGACGCCTTCCTCTCGGGCCTGACGGCGGGCTCCGCCCGGGATTCGTCGGCACTCCGGACGTGGTCGAATGGCTCGCACCGATGCCCGCCCGACAGGGGGTCGGCGGATTGCACCGCTTGCGCCTGTCGGTCAGCGAGCTGCGCACGTCGGTCGGTGAAGACCGGCGGCTCGTTCTGCAATTCGTGCCTTTCGTCGTCGCCGAACGCGACATCGACTGGACTGCCGAGCCCGAGCACGTGCTCGTCCCGGGGCTCGCGGCGTTCTCGATTCGCTACCTCGGCAGCGAGGGCAGCTGGAAAGAGACTTGGGCTGTCCCGGGGTTGCCGCGCGGCGTGCGCTTAAGGATCGCGAATGCGGCCGGGCCCTGGCCGGAACTTGTCGCGGGGGTACGTGCCGCCCGCGTCGCGCCCGGCGAGGACGGCGCCGACGACACGAGCGGCATCGGGGAGGACGACTGA
- a CDS encoding type II secretion system GspH family protein, producing MSLRPTARTARGFSLLEVLVAFAIMAIALGALYQSLGGSVRATAMSGRHTRAVLTAESVLALYESVPGAGLYAEGGSEDGFAWRISSAPYPVMSHTPPEWELHQVTVQVSWQESGRERGFRLVTLRPLEAEGQ from the coding sequence GTGAGTCTGCGCCCCACCGCGCGCACCGCGCGAGGCTTCTCGCTGCTCGAGGTGCTCGTCGCGTTCGCGATCATGGCGATCGCGCTCGGCGCGCTGTATCAGTCGCTGGGGGGAAGCGTGCGCGCGACCGCCATGTCCGGGCGTCATACCCGGGCCGTGCTCACCGCTGAATCGGTGCTCGCGCTCTACGAGTCAGTCCCCGGTGCCGGACTCTACGCCGAGGGTGGAAGCGAAGACGGGTTCGCGTGGCGCATTTCGAGCGCGCCATATCCGGTCATGTCACACACCCCGCCGGAGTGGGAACTGCATCAGGTCACTGTCCAGGTAAGCTGGCAGGAGAGTGGGCGAGAGCGTGGCTTCCGGCTCGTTACGTTGCGTCCGCTCGAGGCGGAAGGGCAATGA
- a CDS encoding GspH/FimT family pseudopilin: MNRRPRSSSPAGYRHRSFRGFTLVEILVALTIAATLFAVAPVVLDRAYETMQYRATLRTLLTGLNAARAEAVRSGRTTTFDVDLQTRRFGVDARFDSELPSDLDVRVVVAQGEIRPGGQAAIRFYPEGGATGGSVELIRPSGAGVRLRVDWLLGRVTQEPLGT, encoded by the coding sequence ATGAACCGGCGCCCGCGCTCCTCGAGCCCCGCAGGCTACCGCCATCGGTCGTTTCGCGGCTTTACGCTCGTCGAGATACTCGTCGCGCTAACAATCGCGGCCACGCTGTTCGCGGTCGCGCCGGTCGTGCTGGACCGCGCATACGAAACGATGCAGTACCGCGCGACGCTGCGGACGCTGCTCACGGGGCTGAACGCCGCGCGAGCCGAAGCGGTACGCAGCGGTCGCACGACGACGTTCGACGTCGACTTACAGACTCGCCGTTTCGGCGTTGACGCGCGTTTCGACTCCGAACTGCCCAGCGACCTCGACGTCCGCGTCGTCGTCGCGCAGGGCGAGATCCGACCGGGCGGCCAGGCGGCGATCCGTTTTTATCCTGAAGGCGGCGCGACCGGCGGTAGCGTCGAGCTCATCCGGCCGTCGGGGGCCGGGGTCAGATTGCGGGTTGACTGGCTGCTCGGACGCGTGACGCAGGAGCCGCTCGGAACGTGA
- the gspG gene encoding type II secretion system major pseudopilin GspG — MTTSSRPHFRSPGFTLVELLVVLVILGLLAGLVGPRVLDQLGGAKSKTARVQVSDLEQAAELFKLDVGRFPTNEEGLDALVARPAAGTGWNGPYLKGGVPPDPWGIPYQYENPGRRAQIDIFTLGADNTPGGEGENVDVGNWK, encoded by the coding sequence ATGACGACCTCCTCACGCCCGCATTTCCGAAGCCCCGGCTTCACGCTCGTCGAACTCCTCGTCGTGCTCGTAATCCTTGGCCTGCTCGCCGGGCTCGTCGGCCCTCGTGTCCTTGACCAGCTTGGCGGCGCAAAGTCGAAGACGGCCCGCGTCCAGGTCAGCGATCTCGAACAGGCTGCCGAGCTGTTCAAGCTTGACGTCGGACGGTTTCCGACGAACGAAGAAGGGCTCGACGCGCTTGTGGCGCGGCCTGCGGCCGGGACGGGCTGGAACGGGCCCTACCTCAAGGGCGGCGTGCCGCCAGACCCTTGGGGCATTCCTTATCAGTACGAAAATCCCGGCCGCCGTGCGCAGATCGACATTTTCACGCTCGGTGCGGACAACACGCCGGGAGGCGAAGGCGAGAACGTGGACGTCGGCAACTGGAAATGA
- a CDS encoding type II secretion system F family protein, with product MVDYAYRAARADGQILEGHLEAASKDLALRMLRSQGYTPIRIDEAGGAATPFAAPAHTTRPAGLFASDRGPGASDVHALTGELSIMLRAGLPLDRALRVLAGMTTKPSVRAIIDDLLAGVKAGKGLSQALAPHRPLFGEFYINMVRSGEAGGELADVLARLTEHLERMRALRESVVSALIYPAILVVVAVVSVFLMLAFVIPQFESLFEDMGDALPLPTRMIVAAGHVVVDWGWMLVLALAAAILILRRWSRTPNGRQWLDARILRLPVLGPVVQKFEITRFARSMGTLLHSGISIVTAIRIASDTIGNVHLRSAMTGVVPAIKQGGRMADALAATGLFTPLALNMVRLGEETGRLDEMLLDLARVHDGEVQAGVKRALTLLEPLLILALGAVIASIIISILMGILSINELAM from the coding sequence ATGGTTGACTACGCCTATCGCGCAGCGCGAGCGGATGGCCAGATCCTCGAGGGGCATCTGGAGGCCGCGTCGAAGGACCTTGCGCTGCGCATGCTGCGCAGCCAGGGCTACACGCCTATCCGCATAGACGAGGCGGGCGGCGCGGCGACGCCTTTCGCGGCCCCCGCCCACACGACCCGGCCCGCCGGCCTGTTCGCGAGCGATCGCGGGCCGGGTGCTTCCGATGTGCATGCGCTCACCGGCGAGCTCTCGATCATGCTACGGGCCGGGCTGCCGCTCGACCGGGCGCTGCGGGTGCTTGCGGGAATGACGACGAAGCCGTCGGTACGGGCGATTATCGACGACCTGCTCGCTGGGGTGAAGGCCGGCAAGGGTCTGAGCCAGGCGCTTGCGCCGCACCGGCCGCTGTTCGGCGAGTTCTACATCAACATGGTCCGGTCGGGCGAGGCCGGTGGCGAGCTTGCCGACGTGCTCGCGCGCCTCACCGAACACCTCGAACGGATGCGCGCGCTGCGCGAGAGCGTCGTCTCGGCGCTGATCTATCCGGCGATCCTCGTCGTCGTCGCGGTTGTATCGGTGTTCCTGATGCTTGCGTTCGTGATTCCGCAGTTTGAGTCGCTGTTCGAGGACATGGGCGACGCGTTGCCGCTGCCGACGCGGATGATCGTCGCGGCCGGCCACGTCGTCGTCGACTGGGGTTGGATGCTGGTGCTCGCGCTCGCCGCCGCGATCCTGATATTGCGCCGTTGGTCGCGCACGCCCAACGGGCGGCAGTGGCTCGACGCGCGGATTTTGCGACTTCCCGTTCTCGGTCCGGTCGTACAGAAATTCGAGATCACGCGCTTTGCCCGAAGCATGGGAACCTTGCTTCACAGCGGCATCTCGATCGTGACGGCAATCCGCATCGCGTCCGACACGATCGGCAACGTCCACCTGCGCTCGGCGATGACCGGCGTCGTGCCCGCGATCAAGCAGGGCGGGCGGATGGCCGACGCGCTCGCCGCGACGGGCCTCTTCACGCCGCTCGCGCTGAACATGGTGCGCCTCGGCGAGGAGACCGGCCGGCTCGACGAGATGCTGCTCGATCTCGCGCGCGTCCACGACGGGGAAGTACAGGCCGGTGTGAAGCGTGCGCTGACGCTGCTCGAGCCGCTGCTGATCCTCGCGCTCGGCGCCGTCATTGCGTCCATCATCATCTCAATCCTGATGGGCATTCTTTCGATCAACGAACTCGCGATGTGA